From the genome of Nicotiana tabacum cultivar K326 chromosome 17, ASM71507v2, whole genome shotgun sequence:
ATTCACTCTTACTACTACAATTAGTAAAATGTCTCTTAAAAGCTACTCCGTAGTAATATATATGGATCCTAGCTAGCATCGATTAAGAAGTGCTAAGTTGGTAATTAAGACAGATAAATAAAACTCTAGACAAATATTCTTATAATTAGAATTATTAAATATCGTTCGTAAAGGTAATTTGGAGCGCGCAGCATCAGTTAAGAAACTAACTCGGCAACTAATTACTACGATGTTATTTCCTTTATTAGGTTCATAAATGCAGATGATTACTACGGAGGATTTGAAAAGGAAGATATTGACCAACTAAGCCAAGCAATGGAGTCAAACTACAAGTCATGGATCGACGGTTTTGCGCCGCTAGTAATAGGCGGTGACATGGACTCAGTGGCAATACAAGAATTTAGCAGAACCTTATTCAACATGAGACCAGACATAGCACTGTCTGTCTTTCGTACAATTTTCACATTTGATTTAAGGCATTTTCTATCTCGTGTCACAGTGCCTTGTCACATAATTCAGAGCTCAAAGGATTTGGCCGTGCCCGAGGCTGTCTCAGAATATATTCACCAAAATTTGGGCGGAAAGTCAATTGTGGAAGTCATATCAACTGAAGGTCATCTTCCACAGTTGAGTGCACCAGAAATCACTGTTCCTGTGCTGCTTCGGCATATTTCTCATGATATTTCCAGTGATACTGTTTAGATTTTAGGATCTGTGTATGCTCAGTTGAATTACGTTTTCGTGCTTTTAACATTTCTCAAGGAGACATTGTTGCGTGGTGctgtataaaataaaaaacaagtaTATTTTGTACTAGTCATCTGCATAATTTTGTACGTAATCCAAATGATCTTTGTGTGTTTTCTTTGTTCTTTCCTTGTTCAATATACTAAAAACaaagcaaaataaataaacagGCACTTAAATTAGCTTCAACTGTGTCTAACATGACTAATTATTTGATCATTTTCACACAACATTGGCTGCCCTTAAAATtatacttttgttttatttttttcatgtGGACCCCACTTTCTTCCTCACCAATCAAATCATAGCCACCGCCATCCTTCTGCCACCATAGCCACTAAGCAACAACCTCATCACCACCCTCATGCTACCACTCCAAAAAGAACAACACTAAATACACCATTCTTTTTCTTGTAATTGCTTTATTTCCCCTTAATATAACCCACTTCTATTCTCATTCTCTCTTAGCTTCCCAAAAAAAATATCTCACTCTATCCAATTAGTTTTGTTTTACAACCAAGATAGAGAATTCGAAAACCCATAGCTAATTTcaaaaaacttttttttaaatagaaaattaaGATTACAATAGAAGAGAGAGATGTTGGGATGAGGAAGAAATACGGATGGAGGAGGGAGGGGAAAGAAGCAAGGGAACGGGCATGGGTTTGGgatttggaggaagaagaagaaagaagaagaaaatggggAGGGGAGATGTAATTTTGAATttagtgttataaatatattatattatggatgtgcATTTAGTATTTCGTTGTTAATAaccttcctgaagaagcttatctatatgagactccgcagtaaatatatttatctatttagtactctattgaaaataaatctcctgaaaaagcttatcctttcggtaccccgttatggataagCATCACatcccggtagaagattattcatatatggtacaatgagcttatcatttcagtaccccgttatggataagCATCacacccggtagaagattatccatatctggtacaatgagtttatcctttcagtactccgttatggataaacatcacccccggtagaagattatccatatctggtataatgaGTTTATCCTTTCActaccccgttatggataaatatcacTCCCGATAGAatattatctatatctggtataatgagcttatcctttcggtaccccgTTATGAATAAACATCACacatggtagaagattatctatatttggtacaatgagcttatcttTCGATACCCCGTTGTGGATCAATATCACTCCCGGTAGAacattatctatatctggtacaatgggCTTATCCTGTCGGTACTCCGTTACGGataacattacccccggtagaagattatctatatctggtacagtagtagcttacacaacagcttgcagaagtagcttacacaacaactttctttcttctataaatagaggagatttcagttcattataaatataagtttgaaatttgaataatatattaGTTTCTCTCTATCCTTGTCTTAATTtaacaatatttattttataacacgttattaacacgagactctgccatctcaagcaaatactttgaaagtatcagaggtacaaactttctttttctaaataatgtcaaatctttctaaacttgaatttgtagccctggatatatcgggcaaaagctagatgtgtgcttgatgctgaaattcatcttgatgcgatgggtttGGCAGGCaccatcaaggacaaaaatcaagcatccaaccaagaccgtgccaaaacaatgatattcctacgccatcaccttgatgaaggcttgaaaatagaatatctcactattaaagatccagtcatactgtggaataatttgaaagatagatatgaccacctgaagatggtcgttcttccacatgcacgttatgattggactcatctaaggctacaagattttaaatctatcagtgagtataattctgctatgttcagaattatttcccaattaaaattatgtggtgataatattactgatcatgatatgttggagaaaactttcaccacttttcatgcctcgaatatgctcctgcagcagcaatatcgagagatgggatttaaaaagtattctgaacttatctcacatcttcttatagcagagcaacataatgggctattaatgaaaaatcacaatggtacccagtaagtgacaagcctaacctcggtagagtagtgacgaggtcaggtcaggccctactggaataataaaagataaGGTGAaatgtttaataatataataaaaataaaatgacaatggaaatgaatcaagtaagtagtatgtcaccaattaactacgcaaaataatgacaaataataactcgtggaaacaaaacagaatcattttcaactttaagaaaatcacaacaataatcaaaggaaaCTGCATCCatgaatcaatatcaacaagggcactctctaggtaccgccttgtagtcccaaatcataaataaattcacaatatctcattttcttatatcaccgcgggagccttcacatttaattttaaagaaaaatatttttcccgaaatagcatcccgcattttagccacccttatcacaccgcatgacttctagtagttcccttactagccacgcgtatcaagccaccgctaaactcttctttaagagttgaaattctcattatccttgtaagttccgacaTGTtaattataaatcgagtattccgataagttttgtactgaatatatatGTTCAATCtatgtttcaaatgctcttatcatattgcattataaattgaggatgtgtcctaaactatggattacgtatccacatgttataatttctagtcgttatttatgtgaaaggtattatgccaagttgtgtagagattgtgattgtgatacacctccacccgcatacattggggtgaggcggaatgaccgctttgtgtagggattatggtattgtgggactgcacctccacccgcatacattggggtgaggcggtatgactgctttgtgtatggttttggtattgttgtggcactaccacccgcatacattggggtgaggcggcatagcctctttgtgttggtattggtatcgttgatgcatttccacccgcatacattggggtgaggcggcagggccgcttgattagagttgtggtattgtacgtacacctccacctgcatacatcgggtgaggcggcggagtcgctttgtgtgaagatggttatataggatctcatcttaaatcctataaatgttgttgatagatTTTAATAAGCTTTCTATGGTTgagacggttatctatattattctattgccgcactggtttatcataattatcttgtatttctaaattcttaaattggtgtttagttttcatactagtactattcgacggtactaacgtcccttttgccggggccactgcgtctttaaatggatgtaggtggttccacagtaggagacattgatcagtgataacaatacaccttcttcccaactgacttggtgagccccacttcgtctcggggtcatgtatcttttgttctttatgtattatggttgaggtatagctgggcccttgttgccggcattatcttTGTACTCttatttatctatagaggctccgtagacatagtgtgggttgtgtattggtactgggaaagacaaactatgctatgttgtgattgtattacttgtccatttgagactttaaaaatggcgaaacttaaggtaagaaattggtaattgcaaaCACGACCACTTTAttctttaattaaggaaaacatatactctctttattcatgaatgagtttggggtagaagaaatctaacaggcttgcttggtcgagttcacttggttgagcgccggtcgcgctccacggttttggggcgtgacacacttggtatcagagcttaaggttttaaagtgtcctaggatgtctcggagccgtgtctagtagagtccttattatcggtgtgttgtcggaccacatctataattaggatgctacttgggaatttaggaataatacccctctttcatgttcttgatcgtgcgataaagttggttgtaagattgttcctcctttaactcctgcgttgctctaattttcagtacgtagcacctaagaagaaggaaagaactggccaaagagataatgtcaccccaggagtgacaaTTCACCCTATAATTGATGacgcgggtgagcacccgaggagtgagaatattcctccagctactacactgcctgactctactacaactgatcaaaccgcacctgtccctacacctacagaaggtgcaacagttcctccaactgatattctagttccacctccagctccagcttccgattctggtatgtctgatattgatattaggggagccatacaaatgttgacacagttagtggcttctcaggcccagagatcgagtgttgggcctacttcttccggtcatccaggggaatctgctagtttcagggtgaacaagtttcttcaatTAAATCCTCCAGTGTTTATGGGTACTGATCCCgaagaggacccccaggacttcattgatgagatgcacaaaactctccgggttatgcatgctacagagatggagggagtagagttggcctcttaccgcctgaaaggggtgacctattcttggtttgagttgtgggagaaATCCTGTGAGGAGAgaagccctccggcaaggtggggtgagttcacagatgcctttatggatcatttcttgcctgccgaaacTAAGGTAGCTCGTGCCActgagtttgaaagcctgaagcagggtattataaatgtgtgggagtaccatatggagtttgcgctcctgtccaagtatgctattcacatgtttcccactatggaggctagagtatgccggtttgtacagggccttatccccttggttatcaatgaggcctctACAGCTGCCTTAAATTCCGacatgaactatggtaagatggtggaattttctcaagccacagatatccgcaaattgaagaatagaatggagcgttagagtagcagcaaggcccagtccgcgggcaactttggtggttcttccggtggtggtggtggtaggtcagcATTTGGGGGAGCGTCATCAAGACCATCCCAATCATTCGCCCAGTCTTCGATGAGTGCACAGTCATCtggacccagtcagggcaacaggggaccccaccagcagggtcggccCGACAGAAGGTTTCAGCAGTGGAGGCTTCCAtaccctaagtgtgggaggatgcactttgggtcctGTTTCATAGACCTACTAGTATGCTATGGGTGTGGTTTGCGGGGTCACATTTAGAGAGATTGCCGCTCGTCTCGCCGAAATATGGGCAGAGGCGCGGCACAGCCAgctaattctgcagctactacatccacagcacctccagctcgaggcaccccagcacccgcagggcgtggtacAACTAGGGGTAGAGCACAGAATTCGGGAGGATCcaaccgtttctatgctatgaggggtcgccagaattcagaggcttctccagatgttgttacacgTATATTGtttgtccaatctcatgatgtatatgctcttattgatcccggttccactttgtcatatgtcacaccttatgttgctatggaatttgggatagaaccagaacagctttatgagccgttctctgtatctactccggttggtgagtctattttggccgcgcaggtttatagggattgtgttgtcacattgcgtggtcgggacaccgtggccgatcttattgaattgagaatggtcgattttgatgtgatattggggatagattggctttattcatgtttttccaagcttgattgccgaaccagaactgttaggttcgaatttccaaatcagccagttattgagtggaagggtgatgatgtagtgccgaagggtaggtttatttcttaccttaaggccataaAGATGATCAATAAGGGATGtgtttaccatttggtccgggttacgaaCACCGATGCCAAGGCACCTATACTTaagtctgtgcctgttgtgaatgaatttctgggagtctttccggatgaactctctgggatcccaccagatagagagattgattttgggattgatgtgatgccagacacacatcctatatctattccaccctacagaatggcaccggtagaattgaaggagctaaaggaacaattgaaagatttgttagaaaagggtttcatccgacctagtgtgtcgccttggggtgcacctgttctctttgtaagaaagaaagatgggtcactatgtatgtgtattgactatcggcagcttaataaggtaacaatcaaaaataagtacccactaccaaggatatatgacttgtttgaccaattgcaaggtgctaggtacttctccaaaattgatttacgatccgggtatcaccaattgaagatcatggagcgggatattccgaaaatagcttttaggatcggtatgggcattttgaatttctggtgatgtcttttgggctaacaaatgccccagcagccttcatggatcttatgaatcgagttttaAGCCATTCCtagactcttttgtgatagtgtttattgacgatattcttgtatattcacaaagtcgagaagaccatgccgatcatctcagggtagttctgcaaaccctgcagcaacaccagttatatgcaaagttttgaAAGTgtgaagtttggcttgaatcggtcatattcttgggtcatgtagtctctagtgagggaattaaggttgatcctcagaaaatttcagctgtgaaaaattggccgaggcctacaactccaacagagattcgcagtttcttagccTTAActgggtattacagaaagtttgtaaaggttttctactcttgcctctccattgactaaatttacGCAGAAgacaattaagttccaatggtcagatgcttgtgaaaagagtttccaagaattgaaagcaagattgactacgacaccggtgttgactctactagagagtatagatggatttgtggtatattgtgatgcttcaagaatcgggcttgggtgtgtattaatgcaacatggaaaggtgatagcttatgtttctaggcaactaaagaatcatgaaaaaaactatccaacacatgatttagaacttgcggcggtggtatttgcattgaaaatttggcgtcattctttatatggggtccatgtggatatattcacggaccataagagccttcaatatattttcaaacagaaggaattgaatctgaggcagagaaaatggcttgaattactcaaggattatgacattgatattttataccatttagggaaggctaatgttgtggcagatgctctcagccgaaaatctatgggtagattagcacacttggaggaatatcaaaggccattggccaaagaagttcaccgattggctagtttgggagttcgtcttgcggactctagtgaaggaggggtaattgtgcaaaatagggctgaatcatcacatgtagtggaagtcaaagaaaaataatacaacgacccattgttggtacaattgaaagaggggattcataaacataagaccatggcatTTTCTCTTAGCAtagatgatggtacactaaggtaccaagggcgactatgtgttccaaatgtggatagtctccgtgaaagaattttgaATAAAGCTCACTTttctaggtattctgtgcacccaggttctacaaaaatgtatcatggtCTTAAGGaaatctattggtggaatgatatgaagaggaatgtggcagactttgtagcaagatgtccgaactgtcagcaagtgaaggccgaacaccaaaggcccagtGGGAGGGcatagaacatagaaattccaatgtggaaatgagaaatgattaatatggactttgtggtaggattaccgcgcactccgcgcaagtttgactaaatttgggtgattgtggatcgactcacgtaatcaacacactttttgccggttaagtctaccgacacagtggagcagtatgctcagttgtatatcaaagaaatagtcagtttgcatggcaccccaatttccatcatttatgACTGGGGGGCACTATTCACTGCTaagttttggaagaaatttcagcaaggtttgggtactcaagtaaatcttagtacaacctttcacccgcagactgacgggaaggcagagcagactattcagacgcttgaggatatgttgcgcgcttgtgttatagacttcaaagttagctgggatgatcatttaccactcatagaatttgcatataacaatagttatcatgctagcatccaaatggcaccgttcaaggctttatatggtaggagatgtagatctcccattgggtggtttgaaattGGGGAAGTAGAGTTGATATGGccaaacctcgtgcatcaggctatggaaaaagttaaaatcattaaggagtggttgaagactgctcagagtcgtcaaaaatcctatttggatgttcgtcgtagagatttggaattcaaagaagatgattgggtatttttgagagttttccccatgaagggtgtaatgcgatttggtaagaaaggtaaattgagtccgaggtatgtcggaccgtacaaaatcattcagaggatcggtgaggtagcatacaagcttgagctaccacctaagatgtcattagtacacctgatgtttcatgtgtctatgttaaagaaattAGTTGGAGACCAGAcagtcattgttccggttgagactattgaggtaaatgaataattgacttatgaagagattccagtttctattattgatcggcaagtccgaaattTGAGAGACAAAGAAATTGCATatgtgaaagtgctatggcgaaactaACAGGTTGAAaaagctacttgggaggccgaagaagaaatgaagaaaaagtatccttatttatttgaatatcCATGTAATTATGAGTTGTGCCTTGTGAAAATGCTAAGGGATATTCCTATGAAATATGTATGACTTGTACATTTGGTGTTAAGGGTGTTTCGTTCTGATAATATAATTTCTTCtgaggccacagttggtattgttttgtattatgttacagtgttggattatgtatatgctgttaggatgtaTTTCTGGggtactctgacaggtggataggcataattacaaaggaaactctggcaaaaattttggaaatttagggagttagtcaaatttgggattGCTGGTGTATGGTATCAAAGACTGAGTTacataagatgctaataacaaAATTTGaccctcatttgaggacgaatgatcctaagcgggggagaatgtaacaccccagacaatttcaaagtacttaagagtaaggcctggtaaaatttgcaaagaaaataatgtttcatggtgccggactaggcttacgtgtttgagactcagactttttaggttgaacaatgcacgggaatgaaaagaaaaactttttggcggaaaattttatttctgcggtccattatgcgatcgtagaaccactctgcggaccgcataatggccgcagagtgaggcagttaattgggtcagttggaagcaactatgcggtcgattatgcgaccgcataactgctATGCGGTTCATTATGTGactgcataacagttatgcggaccacatagtgatcgcatacacagacagttcttttgtctattttgtaaccagctatgcgaccgatatgcggttcgcatatcggttatgcgatcgcataccttgttccggagctcaaTTTTTGGgtcccgaccctatttcgttaaatacactctttgggttattttttagatattatctgacattttagagtgagagagggtgacctagagtgagaaggtgttctccaatatttgttcttcaattcttgcccaagttttgaaagattaagaagggaaactcactaggttttcatcctagaggtaagattttacaccctaaccctcaatttcaaattttgtgtagaaatgcataataagcaagataatttctgggcaagaggattggttatgcatgtgttatcaaaggatgtaggaatattgttgagctaaaaatggtaaagattgggttgtgggatgatggaatcctccataaaaaagggccttgaaaccttaatgcacaccta
Proteins encoded in this window:
- the LOC107797626 gene encoding karrikin insensitive 2 receptor IA-like; the encoded protein is MGVVEEAHNVKVVGSGEKTVVLGHGFGTDQSVWKHLIPYLVDDYRVVVYDNMGAGPTNPDYFDFERYASLEGYAYDLLAILEELQINSCIYLGHSLSSMTGVIASIFRPDLFSKLILLSASPRFINADDYYGGFEKEDIDQLSQAMESNYKSWIDGFAPLVIGGDMDSVAIQEFSRTLFNMRPDIALSVFRTIFTFDLRHFLSRVTVPCHIIQSSKDLAVPEAVSEYIHQNLGGKSIVEVISTEGHLPQLSAPEITVPVLLRHISHDISSDTV